In Marivirga salinae, a single window of DNA contains:
- a CDS encoding cell division protein FtsX has protein sequence MSKEKKYRKKKKLGHYPFISVIFSMTLALFILGLFALLITTTTSLTKVIQQNVEMQVYLKSNLSEPQQLRISKSLASKEYILNEENIESIRFISKKEAAEKFIEETGEDFMQFLGDNPLKDAYIVKISPEYHSSQKMEEVQKDIENLNGVFEVIYTNNMVQSINENITKISIVLLSISILLFIVISILINNTIKLALFSQRFLIRSMQLVGATKGFIRKPFIYRSILHGIISSIIAAGLLFGLLTYGSQKLEGLAELQNQKMLLIIFSGLIITGVFIACFSTYRAMQKYMAMSLDELY, from the coding sequence ATGAGCAAAGAGAAAAAATATAGAAAGAAAAAGAAATTAGGGCATTATCCCTTCATAAGTGTCATTTTCAGTATGACATTAGCGCTTTTTATATTAGGATTATTTGCGCTTCTAATTACCACAACTACTTCTTTAACAAAAGTTATTCAGCAGAATGTTGAAATGCAGGTTTATCTTAAATCAAATCTGTCAGAACCTCAACAATTAAGAATTAGCAAATCCCTAGCTTCAAAGGAATATATTTTAAATGAAGAAAATATAGAATCCATTCGTTTTATCTCAAAAAAAGAGGCTGCTGAAAAGTTTATAGAAGAAACAGGAGAAGATTTTATGCAGTTTCTAGGTGATAATCCTTTGAAGGATGCCTACATCGTAAAAATTTCGCCTGAATATCATTCTTCTCAAAAAATGGAAGAAGTACAAAAAGATATTGAGAACCTTAACGGTGTTTTTGAGGTGATTTATACCAATAACATGGTGCAAAGCATCAATGAAAATATCACAAAAATCAGCATAGTTCTTTTAAGTATTTCAATTTTACTATTTATCGTAATCAGTATTCTTATTAACAATACCATCAAATTGGCGCTGTTCTCGCAAAGATTCTTAATACGAAGTATGCAATTAGTAGGTGCAACAAAAGGATTTATCAGAAAACCATTTATTTATCGTTCCATATTGCATGGAATTATTTCCTCAATTATTGCTGCAGGATTACTTTTTGGTTTATTAACTTATGGAAGTCAAAAACTAGAAGGACTTGCTGAATTACAAAATCAGAAAATGTTACTCATTATTTTTAGTGGACTTATTATAACAGGTGTTTTCATCGCATGTTTTAGTACTTACAGAGCCATGCAAAAATATATGGCGATGTCCTTAGATGAGTTGTATTAA
- a CDS encoding cold-shock protein, producing the protein MNKGTVKFFNDSKGFGFIIDESTQQDYFVHVSGLIDDIRENDEVVYELQDGKKGLNAVNVKLA; encoded by the coding sequence ATGAATAAAGGAACAGTAAAATTCTTTAATGATTCAAAAGGATTTGGATTTATTATTGACGAAAGCACACAACAAGATTATTTCGTACATGTATCAGGTCTAATTGATGACATCAGAGAAAATGATGAAGTTGTTTATGAACTTCAAGACGGAAAAAAAGGTTTAAATGCAGTGAATGTGAAATTAGCTTAA
- the truB gene encoding tRNA pseudouridine(55) synthase TruB, with amino-acid sequence MSEAISEYNEGKVLLIDKPLNWTSFDVVKKLKFALKVKKIGHAGTLDPLATGLLILCTGKMTKSIDKYQAQQKEYTGEFTLGYTTPSYDLETKPEFQSETNHLNLKDLNEATQHFVGEIEQTPPIFSAVKTGGKRAYSLAREGKEVKLKSRIVTISEFEITDFQENKVSFRVSCSKGTYIRSLAHDFGGKLGVGAYLSSLRRTKIGDFSVENAENLNEFVNNNKVSTDDRP; translated from the coding sequence ATGAGTGAAGCTATTAGTGAATATAACGAGGGAAAGGTTCTTTTAATTGATAAACCACTTAACTGGACATCTTTTGATGTGGTGAAAAAACTTAAATTTGCCTTGAAGGTTAAAAAAATTGGCCATGCAGGTACTTTAGATCCGCTAGCTACAGGTTTATTAATATTATGCACTGGTAAAATGACTAAGTCTATTGATAAATATCAGGCACAGCAAAAAGAATATACAGGAGAATTCACTTTAGGATATACCACACCATCCTACGATTTAGAAACAAAACCTGAATTCCAAAGTGAAACTAATCACCTCAACCTAAAAGATTTAAATGAAGCAACTCAACATTTTGTAGGAGAAATAGAACAAACCCCTCCTATTTTTTCAGCGGTTAAGACAGGTGGTAAAAGAGCTTATTCCTTGGCTAGAGAAGGAAAAGAGGTTAAATTAAAATCAAGAATCGTGACTATTAGTGAGTTTGAGATAACTGATTTTCAGGAAAACAAAGTTTCTTTTAGAGTGAGCTGCTCAAAAGGAACCTATATAAGAAGTCTAGCTCATGATTTTGGGGGAAAATTGGGTGTAGGTGCCTATTTATCTTCGCTAAGAAGAACAAAAATTGGTGATTTTTCCGTTGAAAATGCTGAAAACTTAAATGAATTCGTGAATAATAATAAAGTCAGCACAGATGATCGTCCATGA
- the gldC gene encoding gliding motility protein GldC: MKKSNINFEIELDKDNVPEKINWSATDAGEELTETKSISISLWDHVQKNSMRIDLWTNDMPVDEMKRFYIDCLGGMAQSVLNSTGDEFMAEEMNMLCEKLVKHLEKEMKEQK; encoded by the coding sequence ATGAAAAAATCGAACATCAATTTCGAAATAGAATTAGATAAAGATAACGTACCTGAAAAAATTAATTGGAGTGCTACCGATGCTGGTGAAGAATTGACTGAAACCAAAAGTATCAGTATTTCACTTTGGGATCACGTACAGAAAAATTCCATGAGAATAGATTTATGGACAAATGACATGCCTGTAGATGAAATGAAAAGGTTTTATATAGATTGCCTTGGTGGAATGGCGCAAAGTGTCTTAAACTCTACCGGAGATGAGTTCATGGCAGAAGAAATGAATATGCTCTGCGAAAAACTCGTCAAACATCTTGAAAAAGAGATGAAAGAACAGAAATAA
- a CDS encoding DUF3098 domain-containing protein yields MSEKKKLAFGKSNYILMIAGILTLIIGFIIMTLDSEQYGFGFLGLTLGPIIVFIGFIIEIFAILKKPKH; encoded by the coding sequence ATGTCAGAAAAAAAGAAATTAGCATTCGGTAAAAGCAATTACATCTTAATGATTGCTGGAATTTTAACTCTTATCATTGGTTTCATCATTATGACCTTAGATTCTGAGCAATACGGCTTTGGATTTTTAGGATTAACTTTAGGCCCTATAATCGTTTTTATAGGTTTTATAATTGAAATATTTGCTATTCTAAAGAAGCCTAAGCATTAA
- a CDS encoding bifunctional riboflavin kinase/FAD synthetase — MIVHDGYENLEGIKNAVVTIGTFDGIHLGHQEIISRVIELAKSVNGETALVTFWPHPRYVLGNNKDNLKLLTTFDEKAEILEQLGLDHIVRINFTKEFSQWTSEQFIQRIIISALHTKRLVIGYDHRFGKDREGGFEHLKKHSDRYGFEVEEIPKQTIDHVGISSTKIRNAVDEGKVELAHDFLGRFYEINGKVVSGDKIGKTLGFATANIQVEEPYKLVPADGAYAIIAEINSKQYKGMLNIGYRPTVDGKTKKIEANIFEFNDNIYGEKIKVSFIKRLRDEIKFNSKAELSNQLQKDKEKAIQILNQQH; from the coding sequence ATGATCGTCCATGACGGATATGAAAATTTAGAAGGCATTAAAAATGCAGTGGTCACCATCGGAACTTTCGATGGTATTCACCTTGGGCATCAAGAAATAATAAGCCGGGTAATAGAATTAGCCAAATCTGTGAATGGGGAAACTGCCTTGGTTACTTTCTGGCCGCATCCCAGATATGTTTTGGGCAACAATAAAGACAACTTAAAATTGCTCACCACTTTTGACGAAAAAGCTGAAATTTTAGAGCAGTTAGGATTAGATCATATAGTTAGAATAAATTTCACTAAGGAATTTTCTCAGTGGACTTCCGAACAGTTTATTCAAAGGATAATCATTTCAGCCTTACATACCAAAAGATTAGTAATCGGTTATGATCATCGTTTTGGAAAGGATAGAGAAGGAGGTTTTGAGCATCTTAAAAAACATTCAGATAGATATGGGTTTGAGGTGGAAGAAATACCCAAACAAACCATTGACCATGTAGGTATTAGTTCTACTAAAATAAGAAATGCAGTTGATGAAGGAAAAGTAGAGTTAGCCCATGATTTCTTAGGCAGATTTTATGAAATCAATGGAAAAGTAGTGAGTGGAGATAAAATAGGTAAAACGCTAGGTTTTGCCACCGCCAATATTCAAGTAGAAGAACCTTATAAATTAGTCCCTGCAGATGGTGCTTATGCAATCATAGCAGAAATAAATAGTAAGCAATATAAAGGCATGCTAAATATTGGCTACAGACCAACTGTTGATGGAAAAACAAAAAAAATAGAAGCTAATATTTTTGAATTCAATGATAATATATATGGCGAAAAAATCAAGGTTAGTTTTATCAAAAGATTAAGAGACGAAATTAAATTTAATTCAAAAGCTGAATTGAGCAATCAATTACAAAAGGATAAAGAAAAAGCTATTCAAATCCTTAATCAGCAACATTGA
- a CDS encoding CoA transferase subunit A produces MINKVVKNANEAVKDIPDNAVLMLGGFGLCGIPENSIQAILDTKVKGLTCISNNAGVDDFGIGLLLKTHQVKKMISSYVGENAEFERQLLSGELDVELIPQGTLAERVRAGGAGIPAFYTPAGFGTEVAEGKETREFDGKMYLLEKGLVADFALVKAWKGDTAGNLIFKGTARNFNPMMAAAGKITIAEVEELVPAGELDPNEIHTPGIYVQRIFEGKNYEKRIEQRTVRS; encoded by the coding sequence ATGATTAATAAAGTAGTTAAAAATGCAAACGAAGCAGTAAAAGACATACCAGATAATGCAGTCTTAATGTTAGGCGGATTTGGATTATGCGGTATTCCTGAAAACAGTATTCAAGCCATCCTAGATACAAAGGTAAAAGGGTTGACTTGCATTTCTAACAATGCAGGAGTAGATGATTTTGGCATAGGGTTATTACTTAAAACTCACCAAGTTAAAAAAATGATTTCCTCTTATGTGGGCGAAAATGCAGAATTTGAAAGGCAATTACTTTCTGGAGAATTGGATGTTGAACTAATTCCACAAGGAACTTTAGCAGAAAGAGTTAGAGCTGGTGGAGCAGGAATCCCTGCATTTTATACACCAGCAGGTTTTGGAACTGAAGTGGCTGAAGGTAAAGAAACCCGCGAATTTGATGGAAAAATGTACTTATTGGAAAAGGGTTTGGTAGCAGATTTTGCTTTAGTGAAGGCTTGGAAAGGCGATACGGCAGGAAACTTGATTTTTAAAGGTACTGCTAGGAATTTCAACCCTATGATGGCAGCTGCAGGTAAAATCACGATTGCCGAGGTGGAGGAGTTAGTTCCTGCAGGAGAACTTGATCCAAATGAGATTCATACCCCTGGAATTTACGTTCAGCGTATTTTTGAAGGGAAAAATTATGAAAAGAGAATTGAACAAAGAACTGTAAGATCTTAA
- the lipB gene encoding lipoyl(octanoyl) transferase LipB, with protein sequence MNFKLNKDTQFLSLGMMDYKEAWDYQEELFLKTIEIKTTNRKIEEKDHQITPNYLIFLEHPHVYTLGKSGSEDNLLLDETGLKEKEATYYKINRGGDITYHGPGQIVGYPIIDLDNFFTDIHKYLRLLEEAVILTLKEYGIESGRIKGLTGVWIDYEEDAENPRKICALGVKSSRWVTMHGFAFNVNTNLNYFKNIIPCGIDDKAVTSMEAELGEKQDMQEVSNKLKIHIAELFEMKLIEGA encoded by the coding sequence GTGAATTTTAAGCTTAATAAAGATACTCAGTTCCTTTCTTTGGGAATGATGGATTATAAAGAAGCCTGGGATTATCAGGAAGAATTATTCTTAAAAACCATTGAAATTAAAACAACAAATAGGAAGATTGAGGAGAAGGATCATCAAATCACCCCTAATTATCTTATCTTTTTAGAACATCCGCATGTTTATACTTTAGGCAAAAGTGGTTCAGAAGATAACTTATTGTTAGACGAAACTGGCTTAAAGGAAAAAGAAGCAACTTATTACAAAATTAACAGAGGTGGTGATATCACTTATCATGGGCCAGGCCAAATTGTGGGCTACCCTATCATTGATTTAGATAATTTTTTCACCGATATTCATAAATATTTAAGGTTATTGGAAGAAGCTGTAATCCTGACTTTAAAAGAATACGGGATAGAATCAGGAAGAATAAAAGGATTGACGGGTGTTTGGATAGATTATGAAGAAGATGCTGAAAACCCACGAAAAATTTGTGCATTAGGTGTGAAATCGAGTCGATGGGTGACTATGCATGGATTTGCTTTTAATGTGAATACAAATCTTAATTATTTTAAGAATATTATTCCATGTGGTATTGATGATAAAGCAGTGACTTCAATGGAAGCTGAACTTGGAGAAAAGCAGGATATGCAGGAAGTTAGTAATAAATTAAAGATACATATTGCAGAATTGTTTGAAATGAAATTGATAGAAGGGGCATGA
- a CDS encoding esterase-like activity of phytase family protein codes for MLKHFIYCLIPIVIFIACSKSSSDESDSSTSIQYINKITINNNKLKDSTVLGGLSSIDYLGGNQFVFISDDRSEYSPARIYEMEVNFNADGILNYNFDKTVFLKNRGGISFEKNELDPESIRYRASSDTYFYTSEGGRTEEWINPFIWEIDREGEFINTLTIPGIFQFNNVRGVRENGGFESLSFENDTIIWYANELPLKEDGKVPGFEVGNYPIRLVRQDIKNNVVLNQYAYNVSSLKKKPDPKDGFFINSVPEILFIDENKLWVLERSYTTGVGNFVKLFEVETENATDVKSFKALAETDYSPVSKKLILDFSDFNQRIDNIEGMTFGPDFPDGSKSLLFVSDDNFNAEQESQLWLFSVQGID; via the coding sequence ATGTTGAAACATTTCATTTATTGTTTAATTCCAATAGTAATTTTTATCGCTTGCTCAAAATCTAGTTCTGATGAATCAGATTCTAGCACTTCCATTCAATATATCAACAAAATCACTATTAATAATAACAAGCTTAAAGACAGCACTGTTTTAGGAGGACTTTCTTCTATTGATTATTTGGGAGGGAATCAATTTGTTTTTATTTCAGATGATCGATCAGAATATTCTCCAGCCAGAATATATGAAATGGAAGTGAATTTTAATGCTGATGGAATTCTAAATTATAATTTCGATAAAACTGTTTTTCTGAAAAATAGGGGAGGTATATCATTTGAGAAAAATGAATTAGATCCTGAGTCAATTCGATATAGAGCATCAAGTGATACTTATTTTTATACAAGTGAAGGTGGTAGAACTGAAGAATGGATTAACCCCTTTATTTGGGAAATTGATAGGGAAGGAGAGTTCATCAACACACTTACAATTCCAGGAATTTTTCAATTTAATAATGTGAGGGGAGTTAGAGAGAATGGTGGTTTTGAAAGCTTGTCTTTTGAAAACGATACTATCATCTGGTACGCTAATGAGTTACCTCTGAAAGAAGATGGTAAAGTTCCAGGTTTTGAAGTAGGTAATTACCCTATTCGATTGGTTCGACAAGACATTAAGAATAATGTTGTACTTAATCAATATGCTTATAATGTAAGTTCTCTAAAAAAGAAGCCTGATCCCAAGGATGGCTTTTTTATCAATTCTGTACCTGAAATATTATTTATAGATGAAAATAAACTTTGGGTATTGGAGAGATCTTACACCACTGGAGTTGGCAATTTCGTCAAGCTTTTTGAAGTTGAAACTGAAAATGCTACAGATGTTAAATCCTTTAAAGCTTTAGCAGAAACAGATTACTCACCGGTATCAAAGAAATTAATACTCGATTTCTCAGATTTTAATCAAAGGATAGATAACATAGAAGGAATGACATTCGGGCCGGATTTTCCTGATGGAAGCAAAAGTTTGTTATTTGTCTCAGATGATAATTTTAATGCAGAGCAGGAGTCGCAGTTGTGGTTGTTCTCAGTTCAAGGTATAGATTGA
- a CDS encoding substrate-binding periplasmic protein encodes MKFFNVILSVITFFSVSTSFSQVSGSSWADVKSSGKGELTSVYYQTPGLVFEENGKMQGVCIDIMNEFKSYVNDQYNVTLNFNFVKKVPVFTDFINTVKNGKNIMGVCNTSITTERNKYLDFSPAYMNNPSVLLSNQDAETLRDFSNLAENFEGYKAIIIKGSTHEKYLKKIADQYYPSLTIEYAESGTEVNSKLRSSTKYFTLIDFTEYFDAVRKKMNVTRHPVPLKELEDQLGFIFPKGSDWTSVWEEFLSPEFKESVKYKKIVADNLGTSFVNLIR; translated from the coding sequence ATGAAATTTTTTAATGTAATTCTCTCGGTAATCACCTTTTTTAGTGTTTCAACAAGCTTTTCCCAAGTCAGTGGAAGTAGTTGGGCGGATGTAAAATCATCTGGCAAAGGAGAACTTACTTCTGTTTATTACCAAACTCCAGGCTTAGTATTTGAGGAAAATGGAAAAATGCAAGGTGTATGTATTGACATAATGAATGAATTTAAATCTTATGTCAATGATCAATATAATGTCACACTCAATTTCAATTTTGTAAAGAAGGTCCCTGTATTTACTGATTTTATTAATACTGTTAAAAATGGTAAAAATATAATGGGTGTTTGCAATACAAGTATTACTACTGAGCGCAATAAATATTTAGATTTTAGCCCCGCTTACATGAATAATCCCTCAGTTTTATTGTCTAATCAAGATGCTGAAACATTGCGAGATTTTTCAAATTTGGCTGAAAATTTCGAAGGATATAAAGCAATCATTATTAAGGGCTCTACTCATGAAAAATATTTAAAAAAGATAGCAGATCAGTATTATCCAAGTCTGACTATAGAGTATGCAGAATCAGGCACTGAAGTCAATTCCAAATTAAGAAGTAGTACAAAATATTTCACATTAATTGATTTTACTGAATATTTTGATGCAGTTAGAAAGAAAATGAATGTTACTAGGCATCCAGTCCCATTAAAAGAGTTGGAAGATCAGCTTGGTTTTATCTTCCCTAAAGGCAGCGATTGGACTTCAGTTTGGGAAGAGTTTCTATCTCCTGAATTTAAAGAAAGTGTTAAATACAAAAAAATTGTAGCTGACAATTTGGGAACATCATTTGTTAATTTAATTAGATAA
- the msrB gene encoding peptide-methionine (R)-S-oxide reductase MsrB: MNWNDVIKFANNGSPQPPKRVEKTDDEWKSILTPEEYRVTRKKGTESAFSGEYCEAHEAGQYACKCCGTTLFDSTLKFNSSSGWPSFTEPFENNVIHYEKDESFGMVRVEVLCNICDAHLGHVFPDGPEPTGLRYCINSASIELVK, from the coding sequence ATGAACTGGAATGATGTAATCAAATTTGCAAATAACGGGAGCCCTCAACCTCCAAAAAGAGTAGAAAAAACAGATGATGAATGGAAATCAATTCTAACTCCTGAGGAGTATCGAGTTACAAGAAAAAAAGGCACTGAAAGTGCTTTCAGTGGAGAATATTGTGAAGCACATGAAGCTGGCCAATATGCATGTAAATGTTGTGGAACGACCTTATTTGACTCTACTTTAAAATTCAATTCAAGCTCTGGATGGCCAAGCTTCACCGAACCATTTGAAAATAATGTGATTCATTATGAGAAAGACGAAAGTTTTGGAATGGTAAGAGTTGAAGTTTTATGTAATATCTGCGATGCCCACCTTGGACATGTTTTTCCCGATGGTCCTGAACCAACAGGTTTGAGGTATTGTATTAATTCGGCTTCCATAGAATTAGTAAAATAA
- a CDS encoding 3-oxoacid CoA-transferase subunit B, producing MALDKIGIAKRIAQEVQDGMYINLGIGIPTLVANYIPDALDVVLQSENGLLGIGQFPTEDEVDADLINAGKQTITMRDGSVLFDSSESFAMIRGGHVDLTILGAMEVSENGDISNWKIPGKMVKGMGGAMDLVASAKNIIVAMQHTSRDGESKLLKECSLPITGLQCVKKIVTNLAVLEVQDSGGFKLLERAPGVSVDEIKEATAGKLIVEGDVPEMKID from the coding sequence ATGGCACTTGATAAAATAGGAATAGCAAAAAGAATAGCTCAGGAAGTTCAGGATGGAATGTATATCAATTTAGGTATTGGTATCCCTACCCTAGTGGCGAATTATATTCCTGATGCATTAGATGTTGTATTGCAATCAGAAAACGGACTTTTAGGTATCGGGCAATTCCCTACCGAAGATGAAGTAGATGCTGACTTAATCAATGCTGGAAAACAAACCATCACCATGCGTGACGGATCTGTCTTATTTGATTCATCGGAAAGTTTTGCCATGATTAGAGGCGGGCATGTGGATTTAACTATTTTAGGAGCTATGGAAGTTTCTGAAAATGGTGATATTTCCAACTGGAAAATTCCAGGAAAAATGGTGAAAGGAATGGGCGGAGCGATGGATTTAGTAGCTTCAGCTAAAAATATTATTGTTGCCATGCAACATACAAGTAGAGATGGTGAATCTAAATTACTGAAGGAATGTAGTTTACCTATTACTGGTTTACAGTGTGTGAAGAAAATCGTAACCAATTTAGCAGTTTTAGAAGTACAAGATAGTGGTGGTTTTAAATTATTGGAAAGAGCACCTGGAGTTTCAGTAGATGAAATTAAAGAAGCTACTGCGGGAAAACTGATAGTAGAAGGTGATGTACCTGAAATGAAAATTGATTGA
- a CDS encoding M48 family metalloprotease: MNSIKILNILIVSGILIFSSCKDKNDNFVLPSIEEDVELGAQVAEQIENDPDQFPILDETEYPEAYTYLNNLLDYILTSGEVKYKEEFVWDIHIIENDSVLNAFATPGGYLYVYTGLIKYLDQEDDLMGVLGHEVAHSDLKHTTRNIQRQYGINIILQLITGENPSQLEQIAGQIAGTAAGLSFSRAFEEEADERSVEYLANTPYACNGAYSFFQKLLDEGQTGGTPEFLSTHPDPEDRVEDINVKADEIDCDTTPLAPASYEDFKNMLPQ, from the coding sequence ATGAATAGCATTAAAATATTAAATATACTTATAGTAAGTGGTATATTAATTTTCAGTTCTTGTAAAGATAAAAATGACAACTTTGTCTTGCCATCTATTGAAGAAGACGTGGAATTAGGAGCTCAAGTAGCAGAACAAATTGAAAATGATCCAGATCAATTTCCTATTTTGGATGAAACAGAATATCCAGAGGCATATACCTATTTGAACAATCTACTTGATTATATTCTAACTTCTGGAGAAGTAAAATACAAAGAAGAATTTGTTTGGGATATTCATATCATAGAGAACGATTCTGTTTTAAATGCTTTTGCAACGCCAGGAGGCTATTTATATGTATATACTGGTTTAATTAAATATTTGGATCAGGAAGATGATTTAATGGGTGTTTTGGGTCATGAGGTTGCTCATTCCGATTTAAAACATACCACTAGAAATATCCAAAGACAATATGGTATAAACATCATATTACAATTAATAACAGGTGAAAATCCAAGTCAACTTGAACAGATAGCAGGTCAAATTGCTGGTACTGCAGCGGGCTTGAGTTTCTCTAGGGCTTTTGAAGAAGAAGCGGATGAGAGATCAGTAGAATATTTAGCTAATACACCTTATGCTTGCAATGGCGCCTATTCTTTCTTTCAAAAATTATTAGATGAAGGTCAAACAGGAGGCACACCTGAATTTTTAAGCACGCATCCTGACCCTGAAGATAGAGTGGAAGATATAAATGTAAAAGCAGATGAAATAGATTGTGATACCACGCCACTAGCACCTGCTTCTTATGAGGATTTCAAAAATATGTTACCTCAATAA
- a CDS encoding undecaprenyl-diphosphate phosphatase yields MGLLEAIILGIIQGLSEFLPVSSSGHLEIGAVLLNAHTSESLLFSVLVHAATALSTIIVFRKDIASIFKGIFTFNWNESYDFAVKIIISMIPIAIIGVFFEKEVESFFTGNLLLVGSMLLITAILLAFTQIVKNKEGGPVKYWHAIIIGIAQSIAILPGISRSGATIATALLIGVNKEKAARFSFLMVLIPILGASFLKVLDYIEEPAAANQTGGFVLFMGFLMAFLAGLFACKAMIKIVKEGKLIYFAIYCAIVGSIAIISQLI; encoded by the coding sequence ATGGGGTTATTAGAAGCTATTATCCTTGGAATAATTCAAGGATTATCTGAATTTTTACCGGTTAGCAGCAGCGGACATCTTGAAATTGGTGCGGTGCTATTAAATGCACATACATCTGAAAGTTTACTTTTTTCCGTTTTGGTCCATGCAGCTACTGCCTTATCCACTATAATAGTTTTTAGAAAAGATATTGCAAGCATTTTCAAAGGGATATTCACTTTCAATTGGAATGAATCTTATGATTTTGCCGTGAAAATTATTATTTCCATGATTCCTATAGCCATTATAGGAGTTTTCTTTGAAAAAGAAGTAGAAAGTTTCTTTACTGGCAATTTATTATTGGTTGGCAGTATGCTATTGATAACTGCAATTTTGCTTGCATTTACTCAAATTGTAAAAAACAAAGAAGGTGGTCCTGTGAAATATTGGCACGCCATAATTATTGGAATAGCACAATCAATTGCTATACTCCCAGGGATTTCTCGTTCAGGCGCCACCATCGCCACAGCATTATTAATAGGAGTAAATAAAGAAAAAGCTGCCAGATTTTCATTCTTAATGGTTTTGATTCCGATCTTAGGCGCCTCTTTTTTAAAAGTTTTAGATTATATAGAAGAACCTGCTGCTGCAAATCAAACTGGTGGTTTTGTATTATTTATGGGTTTTCTAATGGCTTTTTTAGCAGGTCTATTTGCTTGTAAAGCCATGATAAAAATTGTTAAAGAAGGAAAACTAATTTATTTTGCAATCTATTGTGCTATTGTGGGAAGCATCGCCATCATAAGTCAATTAATATGA
- a CDS encoding PH domain-containing protein, with the protein MSFLSNFLNNSGILENSKIADEYERLLLQDEQIEVGFKLNEDTFIFTNMRLVLEDVKKGDDRGIEYLSLPYSKISNFSIQTKKSFNSKATLKIWLNEQNEPKVEKEFSKSVDVYEVQKILAGHVLR; encoded by the coding sequence ATGAGCTTCCTATCAAATTTTTTAAATAATTCAGGAATTTTGGAAAATTCGAAAATTGCTGATGAATATGAACGTCTACTTTTACAAGATGAGCAAATTGAAGTAGGCTTCAAGCTCAACGAGGATACTTTTATATTTACCAATATGCGCTTGGTTCTGGAGGATGTGAAAAAAGGAGATGATCGTGGAATTGAATACTTAAGTTTACCTTACTCAAAAATATCCAACTTCTCCATACAAACTAAAAAATCCTTTAATTCCAAAGCAACTTTAAAAATTTGGTTAAATGAACAGAATGAGCCTAAAGTAGAAAAAGAGTTTAGTAAATCAGTGGATGTTTATGAAGTGCAGAAGATTTTGGCAGGTCATGTATTGAGATAA